Proteins encoded together in one Limnochordia bacterium window:
- a CDS encoding RHS repeat-associated core domain-containing protein — MLQETGSTEEHRHRFTSKPMHSTGLYYYGARFYDPELGRFISMDPARDGLNWYVYVHNNPVKYVDPDGTTTSITRMYKPGHLLLPVIAGSIAFDLAIDHLITKCVENEQEEVAPYPLSISNTKSNRRDNKERVAHYTSLKNALSIMMAGRSYPSEDRVFAMVEPSAAAEARLAGAVHPEVKATFNRDPGWEKDTRTWYDGGNCVEGSLMRSRAGYMDIVHLEPRIEPVEPVTTVTSLFKHFWQWLRNLVTDLD, encoded by the coding sequence GTGTTGCAGGAAACAGGTTCTACAGAAGAACATAGGCATCGCTTTACCAGCAAGCCCATGCATAGCACTGGTCTATACTATTACGGGGCGCGGTTCTATGATCCCGAGCTGGGTAGGTTTATTAGTATGGATCCGGCTAGGGATGGGTTGAATTGGTATGTATATGTACATAATAATCCAGTAAAATATGTTGATCCGGATGGTACAACGACGTCAATCACGAGGATGTATAAGCCTGGGCACTTGCTATTGCCTGTTATTGCTGGCTCAATAGCATTTGATCTAGCGATAGATCACCTAATAACAAAATGTGTGGAAAACGAACAGGAAGAAGTGGCCCCTTACCCGTTATCGATTTCCAACACAAAATCGAATCGTCGCGACAACAAGGAAAGGGTTGCTCACTATACCAGCCTTAAAAACGCTTTGAGTATTATGATGGCAGGAAGGAGCTATCCGTCCGAGGATCGCGTTTTTGCAATGGTGGAGCCCTCCGCAGCCGCTGAAGCGAGGCTTGCGGGTGCGGTTCATCCGGAGGTAAAAGCAACTTTCAACCGTGATCCTGGCTGGGAAAAAGACACACGAACTTGGTACGATGGGGGTAATTGTGTCGAGGGTTCTCTTATGAGATCGCGTGCGGGATATATGGATATTGTACACTTAGAACCAAGAATTGAACCGGTTGAACCGGTAACAACAGTGACATCTTTGTTTAAGCATTTTTGGCAATGGCTAAGAAACCTAGTTACGGATCTAGATTAA